The proteins below are encoded in one region of Gopherus flavomarginatus isolate rGopFla2 chromosome 12, rGopFla2.mat.asm, whole genome shotgun sequence:
- the LOC127032158 gene encoding olfactory receptor 14I1-like, whose product MSNQITVTKFLLLGFSDIRKLQILHFMVFLGIYLVALIGNLLIIKTLSLDHHLHTPMYFFLMNLSMLDLGCISIVDPKSMANSLMTTKIISYYGCIIQVFFFLFFATAEPPLLIIMAYDWYIAICQPLHYKSMMNRRACVQMAASIWISGVLNSALHTGNRFAIIFWADNEMEQFFCETLQLLKLASYDSYIREIGAIAFSVYFALNCFFNIYKIVSYILILKTVLRISFEKGQHKAFSTCILDLIVVSMFVCTASFTSIKSTSSSVSGLNLIVAVVYSVVPPMMNPIIYSMRNKDIKAALWKMIGSRLFSKKIKWPSFSHDHHLILCFFINIINC is encoded by the coding sequence atgtccaaccaaatCACCGTGACCAAGTTCCTTCTCTTGGGATTCTCTGACATTCGgaagctgcagattttgcatttCATGGTGTTTCTAGGGATTTACCTGGTAGCCCTGATTgggaatcttctcatcatcaAAACCCTATCCCTCGACCAccatcttcacacccccatgtatttcttcctgatgaatctgtccatGCTAGATCTTGGCTGCATCTCCATTGTCGACCCCAAGTCCATGGCCAATTCCCTCATGACCACCAAGATCATTTCATATTACGGATGCATCATCCaagtctttttcttccttttctttgctaCAGCTGAACCTCCCTTACTAATCATCATGGCGTACGACTGGTACAttgccatctgccaaccactgcactacaaGTCAatgatgaacaggagagcttgtgtccaaatggcagccagtatCTGGATCAGCGGTGTTCTCAATTCTGCACTGCACACTGGGAACAGGTTTGCAATAATCTTCTGGGCAGACAATGAGATGGAGCAGTTCTTCTGTGAAACCCTACAACTCCTCAAACTTGCCTCCTATGACTCATATATCAGAGAAATTGGGGCTATTGCCTTTAGTGTGTACTTTGCCTTAAACtgcttttttaatatatataaaattgtgTCTTATATTTTGATCCTCAAAACAGTGCTGAGAATTTCCTTTGAGAAGGGCcagcataaagccttctccacctgcatcCTTGACCTCATTGTGGTCTCCATGTTTGTTTGCACTGCTAGTTTTACCTCTATTAAATCCACCTCCAGTTCAGTCTCAGGTCTTAATCTCATTGTGGCTGTTGTGTATTCCGTGGTGCCTCCCATGATGAATCCGATCATTTatagcatgaggaacaaggataTCAAAGCTGCCCTATGGAAAATGATTGGGTCAAGGCTAttctccaaaaaaataaaatggccaTCTTTCTCCCATGACCATCATCTCATTCTgtgtttctttataaatataatcaACTGTTGA
- the LOC127032581 gene encoding olfactory receptor 14A16-like: MSNRTTVTEFLLLGFSDVWELQILHFVVFLVIYLAALMENLLIFMAIAFDNHLHIPMYFFLMNLSILDLGSISVIVPKSMANSLMNTRSISYAGCVAQVFFLLFLLGAVFSFLTIKYDRYVAICQPLRYETIMNRRACIQMAAGAWMSGILYSVLHTRNTFALTFCGGNMVDQFFCEVPQLLKLTCSDSYLSEAGVLAFSVCLVLGCFVFIIVSYVQIFKSVLRIPSEQGQHKAFSTCLPHLTVVSLFVFTGAFAYLKPTSSSPSDLDLVMAVLYSVLPPIMNPIIYSMRNKEMKAALRRLTGCR, translated from the coding sequence atgtccaaccgaACCACCGTGactgagttccttctcctgggattttcTGACGtttgggagctgcagattttgcactttgtggtgtttctagtgATTTACCTGGCAGCCCTGATGGAGAATCTTCTTATCTTCATGGCTATAGCCTTTGACAACCACCTTCACATCCCCATGTATTTTTTCCTGATGAATCTGTCTATCCTAGACCTTGGCTCCATCTCAGTCAttgtccccaaatccatggccaactCCCTCATGAACACCAGGTCCATTTCCTATGCTGGATGTGTTGCCCAagtctttttcctcctcttcttgtTGGGAGCAGTTTTTTCCTTTCTCACAATCAAATATGACCGATATGTCGCCATATGCCAACCATTGCGCTATGAGACAAtaatgaacaggagagcttgtatCCAAATGGCAGCCGGTGCCTGGATGAGTGGGATTCTCTACTCTGTACTACATACCAGAAACACGTTTGCATTGAccttctgtggaggcaacatggtggatcagttcttctgtgaggtCCCTCAGCTACTCAAGCTCACCTGCTCTGACTCATATCTCAGTGAAGCTGGGGTTCTTGCATTTAGTGTGTGTTTAGTCTTAGGCTGTTTTGTGTTTATCATTGTGtcgtatgttcagatcttcaaatcaGTGCTcagaatcccctctgagcagggccagcataaagccttctccacctgccttcctcacctcactgtggtctccttgTTTGTTTTCACTGGGGCGTTTGCAtacctgaaacccacctccagctccccatCTGATCTCGATCTTGTGATGGCTGTTCTCTATTCTGTTTTGCCACCAATCATGAATCCAattatctacagcatgaggaacaaggagatgaaAGCTGCCCTGAGGAGACTAACTGGGTGTAGGTAA